In the genome of Pempheris klunzingeri isolate RE-2024b chromosome 11, fPemKlu1.hap1, whole genome shotgun sequence, one region contains:
- the rbbp8l gene encoding LOW QUALITY PROTEIN: RBBP8 N-terminal-like protein (The sequence of the model RefSeq protein was modified relative to this genomic sequence to represent the inferred CDS: substituted 1 base at 1 genomic stop codon) codes for MSQTQDQRRSPAMECFNSLLHKLQEVHEREVEGWQVKIQELSNKKGCDTKRMEELFTKNQQMKEQQRLLTDNIKTLENRLRAGLCDRCTVTQEVAKRRQQEFEASQIQSLQHISLLAGEMNNLKKENKRLRDDIRNLKVLEXVCSSTSTTEVKPNSSPDLSPSSGPMALVTTATSRASNQPADGDVAGKSEAEQRTEETEHRQWRPTVRGAFETVKLCASPSWKADHCATRVGERRAQSVEGLSQRPSIPPQALLLKTSSLSASGEVNPSRHVLHAPVPCRPQPIKSGPVTFPWSLSESADWGPALRTSLQAQPSSRLSLPRFPNLIPPGQHASPRRQGLGPLWHKQSALKTPTKEPTVLFRLRSMSEDVESQAKPQEKKEIPPSKAEKVSGEELREVYEGPLDLSERGKSKSSQTPRDYSTIALLGRERAQSSPDKDEKSNPSADRPVPSPPHVISPSSSSTPPVKQEEESTSDHNHKQGIKEQDQREEKVPVLTISLRPVVVLETLNTALQKQESLSSNGKSSSPGTETGSSSEGQDEEGSESGQGSNQGCKRKRASVETETDRDSDTDNIQQERQIKITLRAEEKSPS; via the exons ATGAG tcaGACTCAAGATCAAAGGAGATCACCTGCAATGGAGTGTTTCAACAGCCTACTCCACAAACTCCAGGAGGTCCACGAGCGAGAAGTGGAGG GATGGCAGGTGAAAATCCAAGAGCTGTCCAACAAGAAGGGCTG TGATACAAAGCGAATGGAGGAGCTGTTCACCAAAAACCAGCAGATGAAAGAACAGCAGAGATTACTCACAGACAATATAAAGACACTGGAAAACAG GCTGAGAGCGGGGCTGTGTGACAGATGTACAGTAACCCAGGAGGTAGCCAAGAGACGACAGCAGGAATTTGAAGCCTCGCAGATACAGAGCCTCCAGCACATCTCTCTACTGG CGGGAGAGATGAACAACCTGAAAAAGGAGAACAAGAGGCTCAGGGATGATATCAGGAACTTAAAAGTACTTGAGTGAGTATG cagcagcaccagcaccacagAGGTCAAACCAAACAGCTCCCCTGACCTTTCACCCTCTTCTGGACCCATGGCCCTCGTCACCACGGCAACCAGCAGGGCCAGCAACCAGCCAGCAGATGGCGACGTTGCAGGGAAAAGTGAGGCAGAGCAAAGAActgagg AAACTGAGCACAGACAATGGAGACCGACAGTCAGAGGAGCCTTT GAGACAGTCAAGCTTTGTGCATCACCGTCCTGGAAGGCGGACCACTGTGCAACCCGTGTTGGAGAAAGAAG AGCTCAGAGTGTTGAAGGACTGAGCCAGCgaccctccatccctcctcaaGCTCTCCTTCTTAAGACCTCTTCTCTATCAGCCAGCGGAGAAGTGAACCCCAGCAGACATGTGCTTCACGCTCCTGTCCCCTGCCGTCCTCAGCCAATCAAGAGCGGCCCTGTTACTTTCCCGTGGTCCTTATCTGAATCTGCTGACTGGGGTCCTGCTCTAAGAACCAGCCTACAggcacaaccttcttccagacTAAGCCTGCCACGCTTTCCCAACCTGATCCCACCTGGCCAACATGCCAGCCCCAGAAGGCAGGGTTTGGGGCCTCTCTGGCACAAGCAGAGCGCCCTTAAGACCCCCACTAAAGAGCCAACTGTGTTGTTCAGGTTGAGGAGTATGTCAGAGGATGTGGAGAGTCAAGCTAAGCCccaggagaaaaaggaaatcCCCCCATCCAAGGCTGAGAAGGTCTCTGGAGAAGAGCTTAGAGAGGTGTACGAGGGGCCTCTGGACTTATCGGAACGAGGAAAGTCAAAATCCAGTCAAACACCACGAGATTATTCGACCATAGCCTTActaggaagagagagagcacagagcaGCCCTGACAAGGATGAGAAGTCAAATCCATCTGCAGACAGACCTGTACCATCCCCTCCTCATgtcatctctccatcctcctcctccacaccaCCGGTCAAACAAGAGGAAGAGTCTACCAGTGACCATAACCACAAG CAGGGAATTAAAGAGCAGgaccagagagaggag AAGGTGCCGGTCCTCACTATATCTCTGCGTCCAG TAGTAGTGCTGGAGACTCTGAATACTGCTCTGCAAAAGCAAGAATCCTTATCATCAAATGGCAAA TCATCGTCACCAGGCACCGAGACGGGAAGCAGTTCAGAGGGGCAGGACGAGGAGGGGAGTGAGTCGGGACAAGGGAGCAACCAAGGCTGCAAGAGGAAGAGGGCGTCTGTGGAGACGGAAACCGACAGAGACTCGGACACAGACA ACATCCAGCAGGAGAGGCAGATCAAGATCACACTGAGAGCGGAGGAGAAGAGCCCAAGCTAA
- the hck gene encoding tyrosine-protein kinase HCK has protein sequence MGCVGSKKEQEPFGKGPGNDELQNRAQAAHYVKDPTAGNFGSKASKMPSNANSSEGENIVMALYDYEAIHEGDLGFKKGDKLKILEESGEWWRAMSISTGQEGYIPSNYVAKDTLEAEEWFFKGVSRKDAERQLLAPGNKVGSFMIRDSETTKGSYSLSVRDGDAQSSDTVKHYKIRTLDNGGFYISPRNTFVTLQELVSHYKKQGDGLCQSLTNPCLSPKPEKPWEKDAWEIPRSSLKLEKRLGAGQFGEVWMATYNKHTKVAVKTMKPGSMSVEAFMGEANLMKSLQHDKLVRLHAVVTKEEPIYIITEYMEKGSLLDFIKSDEGNRVQLPKLIDFSAQTAEGMAYIEQRNYIHRDLRAANILVNKALVCKIADFGLARIIEDNEYTAREGAKFPIKWTAPEAINYGSFTIKSDVWSFGILLTEIISYGRTPYPGMTNPEVIRSLEKGYRMQRLESCPTELYEIMLECWKNKPEDRPTFDYLQSVLEDFYTATESQYQQQP, from the exons ATGGGCTGCGTGGGCTCAAAGAAGGAGCAGGAGCCTTTCGGCAAAGGGCCGGGGAACGACGAGCTACAGAACCGCGCACAGGCAGCCCACTACGTCAAAGATCCCACAGCAGGAAACTTTGGGAGCAAAGCT AGCAAAATGCCATCCAATGCAAACTCCTCGGAGG GAGAGAATATTGTCATGGCGCTGTACGACTATGAGGCCATTCATGAAGGAGACCTTGGCTTCAAGAAGGGCGATAAGCTCAAAATCTTAGAGGA atcAGGGGAGTGGTGGAGAGCTATGTCAATCAGTACAGGCCAGGAAGGTTACATCCCCAGTAACTATGTAGCCAAAGATACCCTGGAGGCAGAGGA GTGGTTCTTTAAGGGCGTCAGCAGGAAAGATGCTGAGAGGCAGCTGCTGGCCCCTGGGAACAAAGTGGGGTCCTTCATGATCCGAGACAGTGAGACCACCAAGG GCAGttactctctgtctgtcagggaTGGCGATGCTCAGTCCAGTGACACCGTGAAACATTATAAGATTCGTACGCTGGATAACGGAGGATTCTACATCTCTCCCCGCAACACCTTCGTCACTCTGCAGGAGCTGGTCAGCCATTACAAGA AGCAGGGAGACGGCCTCTGCCAATCCCTGACCAACCCGTGTTTGAGTCCCAAACCTGAGAAGCCGTGGGAGAAAGACGCTTGGGAAATCCCAAGGTCATCACTCAAACTGGAAAAGAGGCTCGGTGCCGGCCAGTTTGGGGAAGTCTGGATGG CTACATACAATAAGCACACCAAGGTAGCAGTGAAGACCATGAAGCCTGGCAGCATGTCAGTTGAAGCCTTCATGGGTGAGGCCAACCTGATGAAGAGCCTACAGCACGACAAACTGGTCCGCCTCCACGCTGTGGTCACCAAGGAGGAGCCTATCTATATCATCACTGAGTATATggagaaag gtaGTTTATTAGACTTCATAAAGAGTGATGAGGGCAACCGTGTCCAGCTCCCCAAGCTCATTGACTTCTCTGCCCAG ACTGCAGAGGGCATGGCCTACATCGAGCAGAGGAACTACATCCACAGAGACCTGAGAGCTGCCAACATCCTGGTCAATAAGGCTTTAGTGTGTAAAATTGCTGACTTTGGCCTCGCTCGAATCATTGAAGATAACGAGTACACAGCCAGGGAAG GAGCCAAATTCCCCATCAAATGGACGGCCCCTGAAGCCATCAACTACGGCTCCTTCACCATCAAATCTGACGTCTGGTCCTTCGGCATCTTGCTGACTGAGATTATCAGCTACGGGCGCACACCATACCCAG GGATGACCAATCCAGAAGTGATCCGTTCCCTGGAGAAGGGCTACCGAATGCAGCGCTTAGAGAGCTGTCCCACAGAACTCTATGAAATCATGCTTGAGTGCTGGAAGAACAAGCCTGAGGACCGTCCCACCTTTGATTACCTGCAGAGCGTCCTGGAGGACTTCTACACAGCCACAGAGAGCCAgtatcagcagcagccatga